CCTAAATATAATAGCAATTTCATATCTCCCGGTAAGAAAGGTGTAATTAGAGtgcgttttttatattttaagtgacTAACTCTATCTGTAAATATGGATCCGGGAATCCTTTGTTTCCACCATTGTGACCACAAAGTCTTTTGTACTATTATTCCTGATAAATGCCCGGTTTGCCATCAGAAACTAGATAGATACGACTACAACCTGTTGCCGTTTAGGTTTGTATTACAATTAGTGATATGTAAGGATTTATCAGCGATGTGTATCTGTTACTGATTGGCCTATTTTTTTTCAGAGTACCATATCCTTTCGTGAAAGCGTCTCAGCATCCTCGAGCGATAGTTATGAAACCGACGCACGGAGACTTCCTTAAGTGAGTTATTCTTATGAAATTCCAaaacaacataatatattactaaGAAAATGACTCATAATCTCATGATACATATTATGGTTTTGCTTTGTTTCAGTGACTATTATAATTCTAAGGATTTACATATCGGAGTGACTAACTCTCAGGGCTGTGTTATTGAATTTGGTGTTGAAGGTATCCAAGGTGTGGATCCTTTGACAAAAAAGTGGAGTCAGTGTGACTCAAGCTCTGATTGGGACCAATGCCTCCTATTAGAACAGTTTGATGAACTATGGAATGAAATTTGGGATGGCATTCTCATAAAGgtactttataaatttcaatgaacataaaaaaataaaaacaaaacttccTTTTGTAATGCACTTTACTAAAGTTTCATCAATAATTTCAGGTGAGTTCAAGTCCGCTGTGGGATGCAGAGAGATACAATGAAGAACGTCACAACTGCTTTACTTTTGTATTAGCATTTTTGAGGGCTCTAGATTGTGGAGAACTTTCTGAAAAAGCTCAGGACCCAAAGCAGTTTTGTAAACAGTATGTGGTTCCACGCACTTCTGCTGCTGGGAAATACATATCTCTGTATAGGCAACTTAAGAGGCAGAGCTTCTTCATACAGAACCAATGATagcttataatttaatattttgtgtatttaatatttattttcagtatTACCTGTGATTGAATTTAGATTTAAGGGCCGAGAATTACCATGCATTTAAGTTAGACCAAAATGTATCTGAAaacgtatttattattttagtatgagGTAATATGTTTAACTCTAAAACGCAATGCAATGATTTAATGGTCTAAAAGAGGCTGTGTTAGTTGATTGTAATAATAACGATTACACTAAATTTTGTtcatgtaaatataatttgtgatTATCTTTCATTCCATCCTTGAAAAAGTAGTATACTTTTACTAATTATCTTAAGCCAAAAACATCACAtacttaaatgttaatttaatgtCAAGATTTAGGATAATTTTAGGTATGTTACATGCTGCCACTAAAGCCACAATAATTATCAGATTTTTCTACTATTTATAATCACATTTACTcaatttaagataaataagTCATGTTTATGAGTTACACTATAAATTGTTTACTTATTAgtcaatttgaattttttatacctatacagtataacaaataataatagtataggAATTTTCATCAGTCTTTGAAGACATAATTTTGcttttttgttgtattctTTAGAATTCTGTGATTTCATGTTAAcatagtattaaattattttgaattaaattcattataaatgaTTCGGTTTGGCTTTATATGTTTGATAGTTTTGATCTTCCATAATAATTGTATCTATTTTccacatttcatataatttattacaaatgtcTAATCATCTATTAACTCTAGTATAGAATATGTGTACACATTATACTTCCATACAGattttgataaacaattttgtagaaatatgtaattttttgaaagcTTGTATTGATGTAGACATTGTAGTTTTAGACACTAAAATAGGATGAATTTTTACACTGCAGGtaactaaagttaaaaaatttgtaaatgaGAATTGAAATATTGAGGATAATTCAAAGTATAGCTAATTATTCTATATACAGTAATCAATGGATATTAAGAAATTCAAtttgtacattttaaattaacattagtTCTGCTTTGAATTACCCTCTGTAATCCAGCgttaaatttgtaacaatGGACAAAGGTTCCAATGACCCTCAATGTTAGTCATACAGCCAATTGAAATCTCGTCCGCTTATTGTCTTCATGTCCCGAATAAGTCTTATTAAACTGATAAGggtaattattcataattattttccttttCTGAAGACACTCGTAACGGTTGAGGATTACTTGCTCAAAGTCACGAATTCTTGCCCAAACCAAACTCAACTTTGTATTACGAGATGTTTCTAAAAGAAAGACCGAATCTCAGATTTCTAGGTGctatgataaaataaagtgttcgttaatttaatgtgtattattgaaattctgttttattttaaatatttatttaagcaaaaataatctatttggaatataatacttaattaGTACAAGATGTACGAGTAAATTCGTCTGAATTACGCTGATACTTTGACAGGTGCGGATTCAACTCCCACCCAGAAGACGGCGCCGTTCAAGGCGATGGTGCCtctgaaaatgaaaattaactcACTTGAACATCAGATTCCTTAATTACGTCACACCACAATTGTGCCcttatacatacaaaataatgagCTTTAAAGTGTAGTACCGTTAAACGGTACTCTGACAAAAATCAGATAAGCCTGAAGTTAAAACTGTTTACttagactgatttagtttcTGTGAATAAGTCTCTAAGACGTGAATATCAGTacaccaaaaaatattttcatcgaTTATACTGCATATAAAAACtactgtaaataataattatccatGTATACAACCTAGATAATATGCtagtaaagaaaattttagGATATTTCGAGACGCGTAAACAAATGCgcataaatttttttgctataagtacatattttaatacattacttCATACTTGCTAATAAAATACCTGAATTTAACGACGTCGTTAAGGGTTGCAGGTGGTGTCCATGTGAATGTGACCGTTTGCTTATCTTCCTTAGCATCGTGCTTCTTGTGTGTGATAGTGTCCTAAAAAATATGGTAATcgtagatatattatatttataatttcacaTAAGAATAATTCATACTCTATCGGTAGGTATAATAGAAAACTAATAGACAAACTTCTACTTGTCTATATGGTATAAAAGCTACGTTTTACAATAGCATTACGCCTACTATAATTCAATGTCAAGTGTTAATTAAACCACTTTGATTGATGAtacattgaaattattattttatatttgttaacattcaaataatttgcttAATTCGTTGCAATGACCCATATGAGTTAATTGCTTTGTGAACTAAATGACTGAGCGTGCTAGCTTtgtatcttttgttttataaaaacacttcGAAACacgtaaaaaattacaatgttcactttgttaaaaaattaatactgtGTAAGTTACAGGGCCGCCTGCTTGTAGCTAGAATGTCATGAGTTTGGTGTcttaacaaaaactaataaatacaaatggGTTACGGGATTCAATCTCatattacgtatatatacttataagcATTCTGGAAAACCCTAAGATAccgattattatattattaaatgacaataaatacaaaagtgAATTTATTAACCGTGTTTTTATTTCCAAaccatatatattatgaacaATAAGAGACATTAACAGTATTATTTGTACTTTGCATAGATGAAGTTGTGGCATTACTATATAATTTAGCTAATGACCTACGTACATTTACGGAAGTGCGTTAAGAAATAAACAATCTACAAGTCACAAAAGTGTCGCGTTCTTGACCTTGCGCGGGTTTCCTGAGACATGAGGTCAATAAAATGTGCATAATAATTCATTTCTTAGTTATATGCCTAATATTAAAAGAAGTTTAATTTTCCTATTTAATAAAGTCTATGGATAgaacattattattcataaacatatactttttacgtataacgacaaaaaaattcaatacgcAAAGCAAATTGGctggtattttattatacgtaATAAAAGTACGAAGTTTTCGAATAGTCTGTTTACATTTCGTtgcttgtttatttacataagcCCTCCTAAACATTGTACTGTAATTCGTTTGATTGATCTGATAAATCTTCATAAGATGTCGGTATTGTTTTATAACCGCGGCTCAAGTTTCCACGCAAATACACATTTTGTACTATTAATCTAAATagcatattttacatttatatggCTTTTAAAAGATCGAGTCTTCGATCTTGCAGacttcattattaatattttgaataaggTTTAATTTGACTTGAAAAGtggttttaaaatacatatatccaACATCGGATATATATGGATATAGTCTGTATACAGcatgtttttttaagacaTTAATAGATGTACTTACTCCTTTGTTGTCACATTTCATAAGTCTGGCCAAGGGTTCGTTGGGGGAGACAGTAAAGGTTCCAACTGGTTTATCATCGCTTCCTCTAGCCTGCAGCATGATACCACGAATGGTATCCGAGGGAGAGTTTCCTGATAATGTCACTTCCATTGGTGTTCCAGCTTTGACGACCTAAGGCATATATTTCCTTAACGtgaatattacatattaaattaaatacaatttgccTAAAACACGTCGAAAGACAAACCAATCACAGTTTTCACATGGATCACAACCAATCAGCGTTCCGATATATTCCTTCAACTATAATACATAAGCagttttggcctagtggcttcagtgtgcgactcttgtccctgaggtcgtaggttcgatcccctgctgtgcaccaatggactttctttctatgttcgcatttaacattcgctcgaacggtgaaggaaaacatcgtggggaaaccgacatgtctta
Above is a genomic segment from Pieris napi chromosome 7, ilPieNapi1.2, whole genome shotgun sequence containing:
- the LOC125051077 gene encoding MKRN2 opposite strand protein; translated protein: MDPGILCFHHCDHKVFCTIIPDKCPVCHQKLDRYDYNLLPFRVPYPFVKASQHPRAIVMKPTHGDFLNDYYNSKDLHIGVTNSQGCVIEFGVEGIQGVDPLTKKWSQCDSSSDWDQCLLLEQFDELWNEIWDGILIKVSSSPLWDAERYNEERHNCFTFVLAFLRALDCGELSEKAQDPKQFCKQYVVPRTSAAGKYISLYRQLKRQSFFIQNQ
- the LOC125051078 gene encoding putative defense protein Hdd11, translated to MIYAKVCLALALLIGADAYSSGAPESACKDMIPRHPVEAQKRPAPYKITTSTKVVKAGTPMEVTLSGNSPSDTIRGIMLQARGSDDKPVGTFTVSPNEPLARLMKCDNKGDTITHKKHDAKEDKQTVTFTWTPPATLNDVVKFRGTIALNGAVFWVGVESAPVKVSA